ATGatgtttttgaattcaataatgatgatgataaatgtcatggtgatgatgatgatgatgattgcAAAAAACACAGACGTCCAAATAGAttcaatgaaaataaacataacaatgatgatgatgataactgtgatgatgattgcaagagaaaaaagaagGGTTATAGAAACTACAAACGTGGTGGCTatagtgatgatgattgcAAAAAAGTTGAACGTTGTAATTACCCATTCTGTGAACTTTATAAAGATAATTGTGATTTGCCCATCACTTTAAGAAATGGTGTTTTAAGAGATGAAAGACATGCTATTGGTGAAATTGTTGCTAATcatcaattccaatttgataacccatcaaaaaaaaaaaaaaaaaaggatgCCTTACATAAAGGAAGGATTTTCTATTGTTTACATTGAAggtaattattatttggcTCTTAATcatgaaatcaaattctgGCATTATAAAGTTGATGATAAAGGTTTATATAAACtttataataaatctaTTGGTGAACAATGTTCTGAGGAGTGaacttattattttgaaatctgataaaaaaaaaaaaaaggctgaatttaatgaaagagaagaacatgaaaatgaaaataaagataatgataaagataaagatgaacataaaaagaaaaaattcGGAAACAAGTATTCAGATTATTAAATGGTTAATGGTTAATGGTTAATggttaataattgaaattgaaactaaattaaatgaaattgttaaaaTGTGTGCATAattaatcatcatcatcatcttcatttgggtatttgatttttgatttttcaattcttcagtttttttttattcttctttattttgGTATATATTGGTatgattgcaaaaaaaaaaatattattatcaattgacttgatttttttgattttttgatttgatactattatttgattatagTGGttcatttatttgttgaagAACAACATAATCTATATTATCATATTTAGAAGgatattctttttattggttaatttttgatcttgatgggtttttatttttatttttatttttatttttcaatttcaattctataATTCtataattatttctttctttctttttttatataatttcatttagtttatttagtttctttttggtgAATATGTCAAAAATCagcacacacacacacacacacattaaaatttaaattaatattgtAGAATCATATGTGATGAAACTCTTCTTTTGTGGTTTGGAAtgaatattgaaaaaagtaaaaaaaaaaaaaaagtatctTCAcagataatgatgatgatgatgatgagacTGAGATTGAGattgagaaaaaaaaaaaaaaaaaacctatCACAGTTTagaattcaaaatcatcaatcatataataaaatattttaaagatattcttgttgttggtaattTAGATATAACtaatgatatatatatatataaacaacCAATATAActcaattaattaaatcatcgAATTTTTTTCCTCAAATTAAACGAAAGAATGACAtcacaaacaacaacaacatcatcatcatcatcaacaataaagCAATCACCATTTGAAACATCAATTCTTGATCAAGTACgattgaatttaattcattataattattggaATAATGTTACAGTTTATAAAcatgatgatttagaatTTTTATCAGGGTATCCTCCAGAACCATTAATACCTAgtgataatattaatattactCCAGCCACTCCAATtcttaaatcattaaataatcccaaacaaattgaaatagACAATAAGGATgataaaatagaaaatatcaatcaacTACAACTGGAAACGGACATAGAATGGATAATACCTCGACGATTAATTCATCACCAAACCCAAACCCAAACCCAAACCCaacttcaaaatcaaaatcaaaatcaagatCAACTGAAATTAACAGTTGGAGAAATAAATCATTGgtttaaaatcattaaaacaattataGGTTATCGACCTAAAAGAATAATTATTgctattattaatgatgatggaacaattgtatattattttattcatGATGGAATTACAAAACCTAgacaaaattaaattaaattaaataccTATTTACCTATTTACCTATTTATCTATTTACCTACTAATGCTGTTTTTTTACTGttattgaatatatatatgtatacttgtaattattattaccattaataaagatttcacaaataattattttattcttttttttttttttactctTTTAACTGAAATGCCTTTTAATGCTACTTGTAGGAGATAAACGTTTAATACTATCATCATTACTTGatcttctttcttgttgttgattaatttcttgatttataGTAATTTCCGGTACTATTCTTTGTCCTGTtctaaattgataaaattgttgttgatcatcataattatcatcatcttcttcttcttcttcttcttcatcttcttcttcttcttcatctttattattatttatagaatccaattcataatcttcattttcagAATCAGTGATATATCCACTTTGTCTTCTCagtaattgataatattcttcatcataatTATCTTCCCCCATAACATcgtgttgttgttgttgttgttgtttgcttcttttagtagtagtagtactactactaccatgagaatcatttttcaataataatgaacGATTTCCTAATGCCAACTTATTTCTAATCACCGATTTGGAACTACTAAAACTACTTTGATGATGTAACCCTCTATTATGAGTAATATtcaatgaagaagaagtttccaagttaccattattattattatcatcatcatcactatTTGTTGccttttcaaaatatttactTTCAACTTTATAATGTTGAAATGGATTATTAGAAGAACTATtgtcatcaacatcatcatcatcatcatcatcatcatcataactttcatcatcatcgtcataTTCACTATCATATTCTTGATTGTAGTCCGCTCCCACctcgtcatcatcatcatcaaataatgcTGTACTACTATAATCAGATAAGTCAAATCCACTAAATTTGCCACTTAATCTACTTAATTTTCTTAATTTATTAGTACTATTATTACGACTATGACTTATTGATCTTGgtaatttaatttgataatcatTTTGACACATTTGaccaaatttatcaaattcaatcataaattcaattaattctctttgatttattaattcattacTAAATCGGaatttttcatataataaaattaatttattaatattaggattattttgaaaatttttatttgaatcaaaaaattgattagttaaataaataataatttcttcaattgataattcaatagGTAATGAATCATTAGTAAATATTTTCCCAGTATAAAATTTATCTCCAAAACTTCGAATTACATCTTCATAATGAATATTAGGTGGTAATAATGTTCCTTCAccaatgatattattactatcattttcattgatttgattaattgattctttatggttatttttcaatggagaaaataaatttttattcatatttattaaacattgagaatttcttttcataATATATTCTGGTGGTGATAATCCAGGATGATTAATAATACAAGTAGTATTTTGTAAAGGACcacttttaaatttaatttcatgacaatattttaatttatcatcgATATAATGGAAAATTGTATCATTAgcaaaatcattttcaaatgggatatataatgatttatttggaatattattaattgaaactcgtaattgataaagtcgaacaaaataaataattattgatataaGTATAAAAAATCCACAAGCTCCTAAAACCGTAAATGTTTTAATTGCCAGATCAGATGGTGAATCTAATGTTTGAATAACAACATCAAGAATAGTAACactaattaataataatactaataaagtgattaaaattaatgatattgaatatATCCATCGTAATAATTTTTGCGGTAAACttaatattgttgttactTTCGGTCGAGCAAAATGTGATGTATAAGTTGTCGTATTTGATCGATGTAATGGTTgcgttgttgttgttgttgcataAATAGTGTtgtcatcatcaccatcatcatcatcagcaCGGATAAGGTTATTAGTATTAGGGGCTAAAGAACCTCTAGTATTACTTCTTATAACAGTAATAGGATCAACACTTGATGGaaaagtagtagtagtagtggtaggTGTTAATGATGTAGGGGAGTTTAGTCTATTCAGAGTTGATCGTCGTGATACTCCCAtccgttgttgttgttgttgttgttgttgatcaGTAGAATCTTGAATCAGTCGTCGAAATCTTATTCGTCGTTGCatatttgaatattatttCCCTCCTTTTTATTATGTTAAATATGTGGGTATGATGAATATGGATAATTCTTAGTGGTATTGTTGACTCATATATATTCCATATGAACTTGAAATTTGTCTAtaaaattttgtaattagaaagattaataaataaataaataaataggTATGAGTATGAGTGTGACTAGATTGGTTGATTGCTAAATAACTTGTAACGGATCTCTTTCGTCAATAATGTTAATAACTTTAAAtatgtaataataataaggatatatttatatgtATGTGTGTATATACTTTTCAATGCATACACAATTGaagtttaaaaaatttagcGTGCGCCTCTTACCAAATTGAGTATTGTAATTATTACTACACCACAGTCACGTGATTTACTCATCAATACTTTTTTAATCTAAACAGCTTGACGATTAATAGAGTTGAATTTAAATCTACTACTATTAGAAGGTGGGTCTTATTTAAGTTGTACTGAAGTTGACAATTGAAAGATAATTGAATATGAGTTAACACCGACATTGGTATTAGGATTTTGATTAACAAGAAAAGTCCTGATATACATTATATGTCAAGATAATTAAAGAATAgtttattgattcatttcATAGTATGAAAATTGGATAGGTATTCgtattatatattaaatgatttctCCTAGTATGTCATTTTAATGCTAAAGATTGGAAAgttgccaaaaaaaaaaaaaaaaaacaatacatTGCAAACTCTTTCCCATATATAGTTGTTATAACTAATTACTTTAAATATCTTAATATAACTTTTCAATTACTATCCTATTAATTGCTAAATGAACCTAATGGTTCAATATTGGCAAATCTTATATCCCCTTGTTGATAAACATCTCTTGGGAAAGTTAAACTAACtccaattgatttacctaaccaattaatatataaattctTCCAAATTGAATGAGTATTATAAACATTAACAAATCCAGAATCTGTAAAATctggtttctttttataaacaaaattaagATATTCTCTAGTAGTTATATTTTGACttgttaaaaaaatatggaatgctaataataaacttgGATACCAAATTGCCAAACAtgaataaatcaataataataaacttaCTGGGTGTgttttgattgattgatggAAATTAGTTATTTTGgtctgttgttgttgttgttgttgttgttgttgttgtgaaacaaatttataatgACATAATTGTAATATGGAaatgattaataaatataaacaagCAATAACcatatataataaaaaccaaaggaaaaatttataattacGTTGACCAATgcaattatttaaaaaaatacaatgATGATCATGATTTAATATACATTGTTGACAAGTATTACAATGACTAGTTCTTGAAGGTCTCCAAATATGACAAGTACTACAATATTTCACTTGTATTCCATGAGAAGCATCAAAAGTTTTTGCTTTGTcattattcttctttttccaaTAGGGTAATGTTACAGTATTGAAATATTCATCAGGTGGTTCCATCACTTTATAACTATTcccattatcattatcattattgattattaattttttcgGTAGATGAATGTTTTTCGGTAATTTCCCAGAATCACcagttgataatttgaaaaattgacaaattgaaattatccaaatatataaaaatataattactATAATTGGTGAAAAATTCTTCCATTGCCatgataattcaaatataatatataatatcCCTggtattaatattaaactTAAAGtgattaaattaattggatATTTAGTTTTAATAGTATGTAATCGACCACctaaaaaataaatgaaattcaGATGTCcttgattttcaatttgataatttctaAATTGTTGAGTTGTTGATTGgttattggtattggtaTATTGAGATATTAGATTAGGATCCATTATTAACCAATTAGTTATAAATCTATGTATAAATGACATTTGTTTATCAGTCTTATCTTGTGCCATTTTTGAAGCCAGTAATAATGACAGTTTTCGTAATTGtagttgttgctgttgctgttgagTCGTGGTTATGGTTGTAGTTGTAGGAGTTGTTACCGTAGATTCTTCATATTGTGGTGATAGTGATGGGGTTATTCTTCTTGATATTGGTATTCGTATCGATGATGACAGTTTGataatcatcaaatgatgattttgttggagatgtagtagtagttgttgttgaagttgaagtGGCGGATGTAATAGTAGAGCCCGCATTagttaaatcatcatcatttgattCAGGACTAGATGGTGATACCATGAGAATATATAGTTGGAACAAGGGGATCAAAGTATAAAAGTAAGGCTAAttgtattgaaaaataatgattgttactcaaatgaaaatatatatgaaggctgggaaaaaaaaaaaaaaatttttgatttatcaaattcataCAACAGCCTTATCAACAACCTATTTGAATCCTATTAACCTCATGTTTCGAATACGTCCAGTCTTATACAAGTCTAGTAATGTTTTGCAAACATTAAAGCCTGGAATTATTTCTAGacctttttcatttattacaaaacctacaacaacaacaacaacaacaacacaaaTCATATCACATAGATTAATTCAATCACGGAATTTGATGTCAACGAAAACAACCAATTTAGGTCCAGTTAAATTCACATTACAAATATTAACTGGTGTTTATTGTGGATTActtattgtttgt
This is a stretch of genomic DNA from Candida dubliniensis CD36 chromosome 1, complete sequence. It encodes these proteins:
- a CDS encoding Rasprotein acyltransferase subunit, putative (Similar to S. cerevisiae ERF2), producing the protein MAQDKTDKQMSFIHRFITNWLIMDPNLISQYTNTNNQSTTQQFRNYQIENQGHSNFIYFLGGRLHTIKTKYPINLITLSLILIPGILYIIFELSWQWKNFSPIIVIIFLYIWIISICQFFKLSTGDSGKLPKNIHLPKKLIINNDNDNGNSYKVMEPPDEYFNTVTLPYWKKKNNDKAKTFDASHGIQVKYCSTCHIWRPSRTSHCNTCQQCILNHDHHCIFLNNCIGQRNYKFFLWFLLYMVIACLYLLIISILQLCHYKFVSQQQQQQQQQQQTKITNFHQSIKTHPVSLLLLIYSCLAIWYPSLLLAFHIFLTSQNITTREYLNFVYKKKPDFTDSGFVNVYNTHSIWKNLYINWLGKSIGVSLTFPRDVYQQGDIRFANIEPLGSFSN